One Spea bombifrons isolate aSpeBom1 chromosome 1, aSpeBom1.2.pri, whole genome shotgun sequence DNA window includes the following coding sequences:
- the LOC128476939 gene encoding uncharacterized protein LOC128476939, translated as MQVENSLERDLPDWSKVLFPDYFELVGRDRNKWSQGLPGPPRGMDPIAFATSVTPVVTPLHKKHGGNRECLKNLQELKKRICVINVQLFKTFQKPVEEESSVPTGDPQEITEEIINTLENIVRELEKSPLTSPACMDLCRMEQKLKSDKLEGKPKREKMIALLMTQRNHAKGEFWKAFQDMEYDSLAKLLKKGWQTFEVNAFLEHVVNNITEEDWPRFLSELGIKDSERECEEETTGSEAKVKILEKWIDKTSIDHVRAKLREAWDKLGYHQEGVMSNAHRHTAFF; from the exons ATGCAGGttgaaaatagtttagaaagggacCTTCCCGACTGGTCGAAAGTGCTCTTTCCAGACTATTTTGAACTAGTAggaagagacaggaacaagtggtcacAGGGGTTGcctgggccccctagaggcatggACCCCATCGCATTTGCAACCTCTGTAACCCCAGTAGTTACTCCACTGCacaaaaaacatg GAGGCAACCGAGAATGCTTAAAAAATCTTCAAGAACTGAAAAAGAGAATATGTGTCATTAACGTTCAGCTtttcaaaacatttcaaaagCCTGTAGAAGAag aaTCTTCTGTCCCGACAGGTGATCCTCAGGAAATAACAGAAGAAATTATCAACACTTTGGAAAACATAGTTAGAG AGCTGGAGAAAAGCCCACTAACTT CTCCAGCATGCATGGATTTATGCCGCATGGAACAGAAACTGAAAAGTGACAAATTAGAAGGGAAACCCAAACGAGAGAAAATGATTGCTCTATTAATGACGCAGAGGAATCATGCCAAGGGAGAATTTTGGAAAGCCTTCCAGGATATGGAATACGACTCCTTGGCAAAATTACTTAAGAAAGGGTGGCAGACATTTG aaGTAAATGCCTTTTTGGAACATGTAGTAAACAATATTACAGAAGAAGACTGGCCTCGATTTCTGAGTGAATTAGGAATCAAAGATTCAGAGAGAGAATGCGAAGAAGAAACAACTGGGTCCGAggcaaaagtaaaaatattggaGAAGTGGATAGATAAAACTAGTATTGACCATGTCAGAGCCAAGCTCCGAGAAGCCTGGGATAAACTGGGATACCACCAAGAGGGTGTTATGTCCAATGCCCATCGCCATACAG CATTCTTctga